A region from the Alnus glutinosa chromosome 5, dhAlnGlut1.1, whole genome shotgun sequence genome encodes:
- the LOC133869391 gene encoding tetrahydroberberine oxidase-like: MKSVCSSVFPFLFGLLFSLLWATSAPTHESFVQCLTLRSESSTSISKLIYTPANSSYSSVLQFSLQNPRFSTPATPKPLVIFTPLHVSHIQAAINCSLKHGMQIRVRSGGHDYEGLSYVSDVPFVIIDLINLRSISVHAENSTAWVQAGATVGEVYYRIAEKSRTLGFPAGLCTTMGVGGHFSGGGYGTLMRKYGLAADNIIDAQLIDVKGRILDRESMGEDLFWAIRGGGGASFGIILAWKIKLVHVPSTVTVFTVNRNLEQNATKLVHRWQYVAAKLHEDFFIRVILTSVYSSQEGKRTIQASFNSLYLGGIGKLLPMMQESFPELGLMREDCIEMSWIESTLYIYGFPIGKSLDVLLNRTSLTRPRFKGKSDYVQEPIPEVGFEGIWKRFHEKEAESALLILTPYGGRMSEISESAIPFPHRAGNIYKIQHFVYWEEEQTEASERHISWIRRLYAYMAPYVSKSPRAAYCNYRDLDIGANNNKGNTSYKRASIWGTKYFKSNFERLVHVKTMVDPANFFKNEQGIPPFSSRWKKTGD, encoded by the coding sequence ATGAAGTCTGTTTGCTCATCTGTGTTTCCATTTCTCTTCGGTCTCCTTTTCTCATTGTTATGGGCAACTTCGGCTCCCACACACGAAAGCTTTGTTCAGTGCCTGACCCTTCGTTCTGAAAGCTCCACCTCAATTTCTAAACTCATTTACACCCCAGCCAACTCCTCATATTCCTCTGTCTTGCAATTCTCCCTACAAAACCCCAGATTCTCAACACCTGCCACCCCAAAACCTCTAGTCATTTTTACACCATTGCATGTCTCCCACATCCAAGCAGCCATTAACTGTTCCCTGAAACATGGCATGCAAATAAGAGTTCGAAGCGGCGGTCACGATTATGAGGGTCTTTCTTATGTTTCAGATGTGCCGTTTGTCATAATTGATCTAATTAATCTTCGATCAATCAGTGTTCATGCAGAGAATAGCACGGCGTGGGTTCAAGCTGGTGCAACTGTCGGGGAAGTTTATTATAGGATTGCCGAGAAAAGTAGAACTCTTGGCTTTCCGGCAGGACTTTGCACGACTATGGGCGTTGGTGGACATTTCAGCGGGGGAGGGTACGGCACATTAATGCGCAAATATGGCCTTGCTGCTGATAATATTATTGACGCGCAATTGATTGATGTTAAGGGTAGAATCCTTGACAGAGAATCCATGGGAGAGGATCTGTTTTGGGCCATtcgaggaggaggaggggcCAGCTTTGGAATCATTCTTGCATGGAAAATCAAGTTAGTTCATGTTCCATCAACTGTGACTGTTTTCACAGTTAATCGGAACTTGGAACAAAACGCGACCAAGCTTGTTCACCGGTGGCAATATGTTGCAGCCAAGCTTCACGAAGACTTCTTCATTCGCGTCATCTTAACAAGTGTCTATTCCAGCCAGGAAGGGAAGAGGACTATCCAAGCTTCATTCAATTCCTTGTACCTTGGAGGGATAGGTAAGCTCCTTCCAATGATGCAAGAGAGCTTCCCTGAGCTGGGTTTGATGAGAGAAGATTGTATTGAAATGAGTTGGATTGAATCCACCCTCTACATTTATGGATTCCCAATTGGCAAATCCTTGGATGTTTTGCTAAACAGGACTTCACTCACAAGGCCCCGTTTTAAAGGAAAATCTGACTATGTCCAGGAACCTATTCCCGAAGTTGGGTTTGAAGGGATCTGGAAGAGGTTTCACGAGAAAGAGGCAGAGTCGGCTTTATTGATCCTGACTCCTTATGGTGGCAGAATGAGTGAAATCTCCGAATCTGCAATTCCTTTCCCACATAGAGCCGGTAATATCTATAAAATCCAACACTTCGTGTACTgggaagaagaacaaactgAGGCATCCGAAAGGCATATAAGTTGGATCAGAAGGCTTTACGCTTACATGGCTCCCTACGTTTCGAAATCTCCAAGAGCTGCATATTGCAATTATAGGGACCTTGACATTGGAGCAAATAATAACAAAGGCAACACAAGCTATAAACGGGCGAGCATATGGGGTACTAAATATTTCAAGAGCAACTTTGAGAGGTTAGTGCATGTCAAGACTATGGTTGATCCTGCTAATTTCTTTAAGAATGAACAAGGCATTCCGCCTTTTTCATCCCGGTGGAAGAAGACAGGCGATTAG